A single Paraburkholderia sp. FT54 DNA region contains:
- a CDS encoding STAS domain-containing protein produces the protein MSEVLSPVASRFESSATLTHASANAALAAGLQRIAAGATGVDCAPLAQFDSSALAVLLAWQRAAQARGAAFEIVNLPAGLASLAQAYGVDTLLSARH, from the coding sequence GTGAGCGAAGTGCTGAGCCCCGTCGCCAGCCGCTTCGAGAGCAGCGCGACGCTGACCCACGCGAGCGCGAATGCCGCGCTCGCGGCGGGTTTGCAACGTATCGCGGCGGGCGCGACCGGCGTGGACTGCGCGCCGCTCGCGCAGTTCGATTCGTCCGCGCTGGCAGTGCTGCTGGCGTGGCAGCGCGCCGCCCAGGCACGCGGCGCCGCGTTCGAGATCGTCAATCTGCCGGCTGGTCTCGCCAGTCTTGCACAAGCTTACGGCGTCGATACCCTCCTTTCGGCGCGACATTGA
- the murA gene encoding UDP-N-acetylglucosamine 1-carboxyvinyltransferase yields MTQEGRDAGSGASNTVKAAPAEVRVNQELTGMDKLVIEGGYPLSGEVVVSGAKNAALPILCASLLSAEPVHLENVPDLQDVRTMLKLLGQMGVQIESGAGRVSLNASKVDNLVAPYEMVKTMRASILVLGPLVARFGHARVSLPGGCAIGARPVDQHIKGLQAMGAEITIEHGFIEARAKRLKGARIVTDMITVTGTENLLMAAVLAEGETVIENAAREPEVGDLAHLLVSMGAKIEGIGTDRLVIQGVDKLHGAKHTVIPDRIEAGTFLCAVAAAGGDVTLRKVRPLILEAVTEKLREAGVTIEEGDDWMRVRMDKRPSAVTFRTSEYPAFPTDMQAQFMALNTIATGTSQVVETIFENRFMHVQELNRLGANITIDGNTALVTGVEQLSGAKVMATDLRASASLVIAALRADGETLIDRIYHLDRGYDRMETKLTAIGAKVRRVSGSQA; encoded by the coding sequence ATTACACAAGAAGGGCGCGACGCGGGTAGCGGCGCGTCGAACACGGTCAAAGCAGCCCCGGCCGAAGTCCGGGTCAATCAGGAACTGACAGGCATGGATAAACTCGTCATTGAAGGTGGCTACCCGCTGTCGGGTGAAGTCGTCGTCTCGGGTGCGAAGAATGCGGCGTTGCCCATTCTGTGCGCGAGTCTGCTCAGCGCGGAGCCGGTGCATCTGGAAAACGTGCCCGATTTGCAGGACGTGCGCACGATGCTCAAGCTGCTCGGCCAGATGGGCGTGCAGATCGAAAGCGGCGCCGGTCGTGTGTCGCTGAACGCGTCGAAGGTCGATAACCTCGTCGCGCCGTACGAAATGGTGAAGACCATGCGCGCGTCGATCCTCGTGCTCGGCCCGCTGGTCGCGCGCTTCGGTCACGCGCGTGTCTCGCTGCCGGGCGGCTGCGCGATCGGCGCGCGTCCGGTGGATCAGCACATCAAGGGCCTGCAGGCCATGGGCGCCGAGATCACGATCGAGCACGGCTTCATCGAAGCCCGCGCGAAGCGTCTGAAGGGCGCGCGTATCGTCACCGACATGATCACCGTGACCGGCACCGAAAACCTGCTGATGGCAGCCGTGCTGGCCGAAGGCGAAACCGTCATCGAAAACGCGGCGCGTGAGCCGGAAGTGGGTGACCTCGCGCATCTGCTGGTCTCGATGGGCGCGAAGATCGAAGGCATCGGCACGGACCGTCTCGTCATTCAGGGCGTCGACAAGCTGCATGGCGCGAAGCACACGGTGATTCCTGATCGGATCGAAGCCGGCACGTTCCTGTGCGCGGTGGCGGCAGCCGGCGGCGACGTCACGTTGCGCAAGGTGCGTCCGCTGATCCTCGAAGCGGTCACCGAAAAGCTGCGCGAAGCCGGCGTCACGATTGAAGAGGGCGACGACTGGATGCGCGTGCGCATGGACAAGCGTCCGAGCGCGGTCACGTTCCGCACTTCCGAATACCCGGCGTTCCCGACCGACATGCAGGCACAGTTCATGGCGCTGAACACAATCGCGACGGGCACTTCGCAGGTCGTCGAGACGATCTTCGAAAACCGCTTCATGCACGTGCAGGAATTGAACCGCCTGGGCGCGAACATCACGATCGACGGCAACACCGCGCTCGTGACCGGCGTCGAACAGCTGTCCGGCGCGAAGGTCATGGCCACCGACCTGCGCGCGTCCGCGAGTCTCGTGATCGCCGCCCTGCGCGCCGACGGTGAAACGCTGATCGACCGGATCTACCATCTGGACCGCGGTTACGACCGCATGGAAACCAAGCTCACCGCTATCGGCGCGAAGGTACGCAGGGTCTCGGGGAGCCAGGCATGA
- the hisH gene encoding imidazole glycerol phosphate synthase subunit HisH: MKTSIAIVDYGMGNLRSVAQALRKAAPEADVAIVDRPEAIRAADRVVLPGQGAMPDCMRSLAESGLQEAVVEASRSKPLMGVCIGEQMLFDWSAEGGTRGLGLLPGKVLRFDLEGQVQDDGSRFKVPQMGWNRVRQAQPHPLWDGVADNAFFYFVHSYYVVPDNAAHTSGETVYGVPFTSAVARDNIFATQFHPEKSAEAGLRVYRNFVHWNP; this comes from the coding sequence ATGAAAACTTCGATAGCGATTGTGGATTACGGAATGGGCAACCTGCGTTCGGTGGCCCAGGCACTGCGCAAAGCCGCGCCGGAAGCGGACGTGGCGATCGTCGACCGGCCGGAAGCGATTCGCGCGGCCGACCGCGTCGTGCTGCCCGGCCAGGGCGCGATGCCCGACTGCATGCGCAGTCTGGCCGAGTCCGGCCTGCAGGAAGCGGTGGTTGAAGCGTCGCGCAGCAAGCCGCTGATGGGCGTATGCATCGGTGAGCAGATGCTGTTCGACTGGAGCGCGGAGGGCGGCACGCGGGGCTTGGGCCTGTTGCCCGGCAAAGTGCTGCGCTTCGACCTGGAAGGCCAGGTGCAGGACGACGGCTCGCGCTTCAAGGTCCCGCAAATGGGCTGGAACCGCGTGCGTCAGGCGCAGCCGCACCCACTGTGGGACGGCGTCGCGGACAACGCGTTCTTCTACTTCGTGCACAGTTATTACGTGGTGCCGGACAATGCCGCTCATACATCGGGCGAAACGGTGTACGGTGTGCCCTTTACCTCGGCGGTGGCGCGGGATAACATCTTCGCGACTCAATTCCACCCGGAAAAGAGCGCCGAAGCGGGCCTGCGCGTGTATCGCAACTTCGTGCACTGGAACCCGTGA
- a CDS encoding MarC family protein, translating into MDILKSFISLLALINPVGAIPFFMSLTANQSDAERRRTIRIAAISVFCVITITALLGQQIISFFGISVGSLEVGGGIIMLLMAINMLNAQIGNSRSTPEERHEAEQKDNIAVVPLAIPLLTGPGAISTTIIYAAGSAHWYDRISLVAIGAVLAAICFFSLRLAEPIARWVGRTGINIGTRLMGLMLSALAVEFIVDGLKALLPNLK; encoded by the coding sequence ATGGACATTCTGAAGTCGTTTATTTCGCTGCTGGCACTGATCAATCCGGTCGGCGCCATCCCGTTCTTCATGAGCCTGACGGCGAATCAGAGCGATGCCGAGCGGCGTAGAACCATCCGGATCGCGGCTATTTCGGTGTTCTGCGTGATCACGATCACCGCGCTGCTCGGGCAGCAGATCATCAGCTTCTTCGGCATTTCTGTCGGGTCGCTCGAAGTGGGCGGCGGGATCATCATGCTGCTGATGGCAATCAACATGCTGAACGCGCAGATCGGCAACAGCCGCTCGACGCCGGAAGAGCGCCATGAAGCCGAGCAGAAGGACAACATCGCGGTCGTGCCGCTGGCGATTCCGCTGCTGACCGGACCGGGCGCGATCAGCACAACGATCATTTACGCGGCCGGCTCGGCGCATTGGTACGACCGGATCAGCCTCGTCGCGATCGGCGCGGTGTTGGCGGCGATCTGCTTTTTTTCGCTGCGTCTCGCCGAACCGATTGCCCGTTGGGTCGGTCGCACGGGTATCAACATCGGCACGCGGCTCATGGGTTTGATGTTATCGGCGCTGGCGGTGGAATTCATCGTCGATGGATTGAAGGCATTGCTGCCTAACTTGAAATGA
- the hisD gene encoding histidinol dehydrogenase, protein MSIKIRKLDSTAPDFQKSLHAVLAFEASEDEAIERSVAQILNDVKARGDAAVLEYTSRFDRVEAQSVAALELPMSELEAALEGLEPKRRAALEAAAARVRGYHEKQKIECGSHSWQYTEADGTVLGQKVTPLDRAGIYVPGGKAAYPSSVLMNAIPARVAGVREIVMVVPTPDGVKNPLVLAAALLGGVDRVFTIGGAQAVGALAYGTATIPAVDKICGPGNAYVASAKRRVFGTVGIDMIAGPSEILVLCDGTTDPRWVAMDLFSQAEHDELAQSILLCPDAAFISRVKDAIDELLPTMPRRDVIQASLEGRGALVKVRDMAEACAITNDIAPEHLEISALEPHQWGQLIRHAGAIFLGRYTSESLGDYCAGPNHVLPTSRTARFSSPLGVYDFFKRSSVIEVSAEGAQTLGEIAAELAYGEGLQAHARSAEYRMRQTG, encoded by the coding sequence ATGTCTATCAAGATTCGCAAACTCGATTCCACTGCTCCCGACTTCCAGAAGTCGTTGCACGCGGTGCTCGCGTTCGAGGCGAGCGAAGACGAAGCAATCGAGCGCTCGGTCGCGCAGATTCTGAACGACGTGAAGGCGCGCGGCGACGCCGCGGTGCTCGAGTACACGAGCCGCTTCGACCGTGTCGAGGCGCAGAGCGTCGCCGCGCTCGAGTTGCCGATGTCGGAACTGGAAGCCGCGCTCGAAGGCCTCGAGCCGAAGCGCCGTGCGGCGCTCGAAGCGGCGGCGGCGCGGGTGCGCGGTTACCACGAGAAGCAGAAGATCGAATGCGGCAGCCATAGCTGGCAGTACACGGAAGCCGACGGCACCGTGCTCGGCCAGAAGGTCACGCCGCTGGATCGCGCGGGTATCTACGTGCCGGGCGGCAAGGCGGCGTATCCGTCCTCGGTGCTGATGAACGCGATTCCGGCGCGAGTGGCCGGCGTGCGCGAAATCGTCATGGTCGTGCCGACGCCGGACGGCGTGAAGAATCCGCTGGTGCTCGCGGCCGCGCTGCTGGGCGGCGTGGACCGCGTGTTCACCATCGGCGGCGCGCAGGCGGTAGGCGCGCTGGCGTACGGCACGGCAACCATTCCCGCGGTCGACAAGATCTGCGGTCCCGGTAACGCGTATGTCGCGTCCGCCAAGCGCCGCGTGTTCGGCACGGTCGGCATCGACATGATTGCCGGGCCGTCGGAAATCCTCGTGTTGTGCGACGGCACCACGGACCCGCGCTGGGTCGCCATGGACCTGTTCTCGCAAGCCGAGCACGACGAGCTCGCGCAGTCCATCCTGCTGTGTCCGGACGCCGCGTTCATCAGCCGCGTGAAAGACGCGATCGACGAACTGCTGCCCACCATGCCGCGCCGCGACGTGATCCAGGCATCGCTGGAGGGCCGCGGCGCGCTGGTCAAGGTGCGCGACATGGCGGAAGCCTGCGCGATCACCAACGACATCGCCCCGGAACACCTCGAAATCTCCGCGCTGGAGCCGCATCAGTGGGGCCAATTGATCCGCCATGCCGGTGCGATCTTCCTCGGCCGCTACACCAGCGAGAGCCTCGGCGACTACTGCGCGGGGCCGAATCACGTTTTGCCTACGTCTCGTACCGCACGGTTCTCGTCTCCTTTGGGCGTCTATGATTTCTTCAAGCGTTCGAGTGTGATCGAGGTCAGCGCGGAGGGCGCGCAGACGCTCGGCGAGATTGCCGCCGAGCTCGCGTACGGCGAAGGCCTGCAGGCGCATGCCCGCAGCGCCGAATACCGGATGCGGCAAACTGGCTGA
- the hisC gene encoding histidinol-phosphate transaminase has product MTTPQDIIRRDVLAMTSYPVPDATGYIKLDAMENPFTLPPVLAAHLGEHLAGVALNRYPAPRPDALIEKIKRVMGVPAGCDVLLGNGSDEIISMVSIACAQPGAKVLAPVPGFVMYQMSAKLANLEFVGVPLKADFTLDTEAMLAAIAEHQPAIIYLAYPNNPTGTLYDDADMERIIAAANKSLVVIDEAYQPFAQKSWLPRADAFDNVVVMRTVSKLGLAGIRLGYLVGKPAWLTEFDKVRPPYNTNVLTQAAADFLLDHVDVLDSQAAQLRDERTKLAHAVSQLPGAEVFPSAGNFLLVRVPDASVLFETLLAARVLIKNVSKMHALLANCVRLTVGSPEENAQLLAALKLVLN; this is encoded by the coding sequence ATGACGACACCTCAAGACATCATCCGCCGCGACGTGCTCGCGATGACGAGCTATCCGGTTCCAGACGCCACGGGCTACATCAAGCTCGACGCGATGGAGAATCCGTTTACGCTGCCGCCGGTGCTGGCCGCGCATCTGGGCGAGCATCTGGCCGGCGTCGCGCTGAACCGCTATCCGGCGCCGCGTCCGGACGCGCTGATCGAGAAGATCAAGCGCGTGATGGGCGTGCCGGCCGGCTGCGACGTGCTGCTCGGCAACGGCTCGGATGAAATCATCAGCATGGTGTCGATCGCGTGCGCGCAGCCGGGCGCCAAGGTGCTCGCGCCGGTGCCGGGTTTCGTGATGTATCAGATGTCGGCGAAGCTGGCGAATCTCGAGTTCGTCGGCGTGCCGCTGAAAGCGGATTTCACGCTCGATACCGAAGCGATGCTGGCCGCGATCGCCGAGCATCAGCCGGCGATCATCTATCTTGCCTACCCGAACAACCCGACCGGCACGCTATACGACGACGCCGACATGGAGCGCATCATCGCCGCGGCTAATAAGAGCCTCGTGGTGATCGACGAGGCTTACCAGCCGTTCGCGCAGAAAAGCTGGCTGCCGCGCGCCGACGCGTTCGACAATGTCGTCGTGATGCGCACGGTGTCCAAGCTCGGCCTTGCCGGCATCCGTCTCGGCTATCTGGTCGGCAAACCGGCCTGGCTGACCGAATTCGACAAAGTGCGGCCGCCGTACAACACCAACGTACTCACGCAAGCCGCCGCCGATTTCCTGCTCGACCACGTCGACGTGCTCGACTCGCAAGCGGCGCAATTGCGCGACGAACGCACGAAACTCGCGCACGCGGTGTCCCAATTACCGGGCGCCGAAGTGTTTCCGAGCGCCGGCAACTTTCTGCTCGTACGCGTGCCCGATGCGTCGGTTCTGTTCGAAACGCTCCTCGCGGCGCGGGTTCTGATCAAAAACGTGAGTAAAATGCATGCATTGCTGGCCAATTGCGTGCGTTTGACTGTCGGTTCGCCGGAAGAAAACGCCCAATTGCTCGCTGCACTGAAACTCGTGCTGAACTGA
- a CDS encoding ABC transporter permease: MSGFRTLFYKELLRFWKVAFQTVLAPVITALLYLTIFGHALRGHVQVYPGVEYTSFLIPGLVMMSVLQNAFANSSSSLIQSKITGNLVFVLLPPLSHYEMFAAYVLAAVARGLAVGFGVFIVTIWFVPVSFSAPLYIILFAIFGAAILGTLGLIAGIWADKFDQLAAFQNFLIMPLTFLSGVFYSTHTLPPVWREVSRLNPFFYMIDGFRYGFFGMSDVNPLVSLAIVAGFFVVLAVVAMRMLASGYKLRH, encoded by the coding sequence ATGAGCGGTTTCCGTACGCTGTTTTACAAAGAGCTTCTGCGTTTCTGGAAGGTGGCGTTCCAGACGGTGCTGGCGCCGGTCATCACCGCGCTGCTGTATCTGACGATTTTCGGCCATGCCCTGCGCGGTCACGTGCAGGTTTATCCGGGCGTCGAATACACGAGTTTTCTGATTCCGGGTCTCGTGATGATGAGCGTGTTGCAAAATGCCTTTGCAAACAGTTCGTCGTCGCTGATCCAGTCCAAGATCACCGGCAATCTGGTGTTCGTCCTGCTGCCGCCGTTGTCGCACTACGAGATGTTCGCCGCCTATGTGCTCGCGGCCGTGGCGCGCGGGCTGGCGGTCGGCTTCGGCGTATTTATCGTGACGATCTGGTTCGTGCCGGTCAGCTTCAGCGCGCCGCTCTACATCATTCTGTTCGCGATTTTCGGCGCGGCGATTCTCGGCACGCTCGGTTTGATCGCCGGCATCTGGGCAGACAAATTCGATCAGCTTGCCGCATTTCAAAACTTTCTGATCATGCCGCTCACGTTCCTCTCGGGCGTGTTCTACTCCACACATACGCTGCCGCCGGTGTGGCGCGAAGTGTCGCGGCTCAATCCCTTTTTCTACATGATCGACGGCTTTCGCTACGGTTTCTTCGGGATGTCGGATGTCAATCCGCTCGTGAGCCTCGCGATCGTTGCCGGTTTCTTTGTGGTGCTGGCCGTGGTGGCGATGCGCATGCTCGCTTCCGGCTACAAACTGCGCCACTGA
- the hisG gene encoding ATP phosphoribosyltransferase, protein MSAMPQTSSSLAVSAPLTLALSKGRIFEETLPLLAAAGIEVAEDPETSRKLILPTTDANLRVIIVRATDVPTYVEYGAADFGVAGKDVLLEHGGSGLYQPVDLDIARCRMSVAVAAGFDYANAVRQGARLRVATKYVETAREHFAAKGVHVDLIKLYGSMELAPLVGLADAIVDLVSSGNTLRANNLVEVEEIMQISSRLVVNQAALKLKRAALRPILDAFERASKAGATTA, encoded by the coding sequence ATGAGCGCCATGCCGCAAACTTCGTCGTCGCTGGCGGTGAGCGCACCGCTCACGCTGGCGTTGTCGAAAGGGCGTATCTTCGAGGAGACGTTGCCGCTGCTCGCCGCGGCCGGCATCGAAGTGGCCGAAGACCCGGAAACCTCGCGCAAGCTGATCCTGCCGACTACCGACGCGAACCTGCGCGTGATCATCGTGCGCGCCACCGACGTGCCGACCTATGTCGAATACGGCGCGGCCGACTTCGGCGTGGCGGGCAAAGATGTGCTGCTCGAACACGGCGGCAGCGGCCTGTATCAGCCGGTCGATCTGGATATCGCGCGTTGCCGCATGTCGGTCGCGGTCGCCGCGGGTTTCGATTATGCGAACGCGGTGCGCCAGGGCGCCCGCTTGCGCGTGGCGACCAAGTACGTTGAAACCGCCCGTGAGCATTTCGCCGCCAAGGGCGTGCACGTCGATCTAATCAAGCTGTACGGTTCAATGGAACTGGCGCCGCTGGTCGGCCTCGCCGATGCGATCGTCGACCTGGTGAGCTCGGGCAATACCTTGCGCGCCAACAATCTGGTCGAGGTGGAGGAGATCATGCAGATTTCGTCGCGCCTCGTTGTGAACCAGGCGGCGCTGAAGCTCAAGCGCGCCGCGTTGCGGCCGATTCTCGACGCGTTCGAACGCGCGTCGAAAGCCGGCGCGACGACGGCCTGA
- a CDS encoding ABC transporter ATP-binding protein, translating to MSAIEIRNVKKRYKDLQALKGVSLTVEEGEFFGLLGPNGAGKTTLISILAGLARADEGRIAVRGHDVVSDFRDARRALGVVPQELVFDPFFTVRETLRLQSGYYGLRNNDAWIDEIMANLDLTDKADANMRALSGGMKRRVLVAQALVHRPPVIVLDEPTAGVDVELRQTLWKFIARLNREGHTIVLTTHYLEEAESLCDRIAMLRRGEVVALERTSTLLQRFAGMQLFLRFSQGVLPADLRPLEVDSGTGNGNGRQHLLRLTSYDEVETILAQCRAAGCTFEEIEVRKADLEDVFVQVMNGPEVIEGLA from the coding sequence ATGTCAGCCATAGAAATTCGTAACGTCAAGAAGCGCTACAAGGATTTGCAGGCGCTCAAGGGCGTCAGCCTTACAGTTGAAGAAGGTGAGTTCTTCGGACTGCTTGGTCCGAACGGCGCGGGCAAGACGACGCTCATCAGCATTCTTGCCGGGCTCGCACGCGCCGACGAAGGCCGCATCGCAGTGCGCGGCCACGACGTCGTCAGCGATTTCCGCGACGCGCGTCGCGCACTCGGCGTGGTGCCGCAGGAACTCGTGTTCGACCCATTCTTCACGGTCCGCGAAACCTTGCGCCTCCAGTCCGGCTACTACGGGCTGCGCAACAACGACGCGTGGATCGACGAGATCATGGCCAATCTCGACCTCACCGACAAAGCCGACGCCAACATGCGCGCGCTGTCGGGTGGCATGAAGCGCCGCGTGCTGGTCGCGCAGGCGCTGGTGCACCGCCCGCCGGTGATCGTGCTCGACGAACCGACCGCGGGCGTCGACGTCGAATTGCGGCAAACGCTGTGGAAATTCATTGCGCGCCTGAACCGCGAAGGCCACACCATCGTGCTGACCACGCACTATCTGGAAGAAGCCGAATCGCTGTGCGACCGCATCGCGATGCTGCGGCGCGGCGAAGTCGTGGCGCTCGAGCGCACCAGCACACTGCTGCAACGCTTTGCCGGCATGCAATTGTTCCTGCGTTTCTCACAAGGCGTCTTGCCGGCCGATCTGCGTCCGCTCGAAGTGGACAGCGGCACGGGCAACGGCAATGGCCGCCAGCATCTGCTTCGTCTAACGAGCTACGACGAGGTTGAAACAATTCTCGCGCAGTGCCGCGCAGCGGGCTGCACATTCGAAGAAATCGAGGTCCGCAAAGCCGACCTCGAAGATGTGTTCGTTCAGGTGATGAACGGTCCGGAAGTGATCGAGGGGCTTGCATGA
- a CDS encoding ABC transporter substrate-binding protein has translation MKKFFLIPLFAALFSFASVGASAQTVDTNSPDGMIKTVTQQVIDAIRADKSIQQGDISHITKLVNEKILPYMDFRRTTQLAMGRNWRTATPEQQNAVVEQFKMLLIRTYAGALAQVRDQQIQYKPFRMNPDDTDTVVRSVVMNNGSPIELDYRLYKTPQGWRVYDINVLGAWLIQAYQQQFNEQIQQKGVDGLIQFLTQRNQQLAAGKQS, from the coding sequence ATGAAAAAATTCTTCCTGATTCCGCTGTTCGCCGCGCTGTTCTCGTTTGCCAGTGTCGGCGCATCGGCACAAACGGTCGACACCAATTCGCCCGACGGCATGATCAAGACGGTCACCCAGCAGGTGATCGACGCAATTCGTGCAGACAAGTCGATCCAGCAAGGCGACATCTCGCACATCACCAAGCTGGTCAACGAAAAAATTCTGCCGTATATGGATTTCCGCCGTACCACGCAACTGGCGATGGGCCGCAACTGGCGTACCGCTACGCCGGAGCAGCAAAACGCGGTGGTGGAGCAGTTCAAGATGCTGCTGATCCGTACGTACGCGGGCGCGCTGGCTCAGGTGCGCGATCAGCAGATCCAGTACAAGCCGTTCCGCATGAACCCGGACGACACCGACACCGTGGTGCGCTCGGTGGTGATGAACAACGGCTCGCCGATCGAACTCGACTACCGTCTGTACAAGACGCCGCAGGGCTGGCGCGTCTATGACATCAACGTGCTCGGCGCATGGCTGATCCAGGCGTACCAGCAGCAGTTCAACGAGCAGATTCAGCAGAAGGGCGTGGACGGACTGATCCAGTTCCTCACACAGCGCAACCAGCAACTCGCCGCGGGCAAGCAGTCGTGA
- the hisA gene encoding 1-(5-phosphoribosyl)-5-[(5-phosphoribosylamino)methylideneamino]imidazole-4-carboxamide isomerase, with amino-acid sequence MLLIPAIDLKDGQCVRLKQGDMDQATIFSEEPAAMARHWVDRGARRLHLVDLNGAFAGKPKNEDAIRAIIEEVGGEIPVQLGGGIRDLNTIERYLDDGLSYVIIGTAAVKNPGFLQDACTAFGGHIIVGLDAKDGKVATDGWSKLTGHEVADLARKFEDYGCESIIYTDIGRDGMLQGINIEATVRLARAVKIPVIASGGLSNLADIESLCEVEDEGIEGVICGRAIYSGDLDFAAAQTLADRLRESDDA; translated from the coding sequence ATGCTGCTGATTCCCGCCATCGACCTGAAAGACGGTCAGTGTGTACGCCTCAAACAGGGCGATATGGACCAGGCGACGATATTTTCCGAGGAACCGGCGGCGATGGCCCGACACTGGGTCGATCGCGGTGCCCGGCGTCTGCACCTCGTCGACCTGAATGGCGCGTTCGCCGGCAAGCCGAAGAATGAAGACGCGATTCGCGCGATCATCGAGGAAGTGGGCGGCGAGATTCCCGTGCAACTGGGCGGCGGCATCCGCGACCTGAATACGATCGAGCGTTATCTGGACGACGGTTTGTCGTACGTGATCATCGGCACGGCGGCGGTGAAGAATCCCGGCTTTTTGCAGGACGCGTGCACGGCGTTCGGCGGCCATATCATCGTCGGGCTGGATGCGAAAGACGGCAAGGTCGCCACCGACGGCTGGAGCAAGCTGACCGGTCACGAAGTGGCCGATCTCGCGCGCAAGTTCGAGGACTACGGCTGTGAGTCGATCATCTACACCGACATCGGCCGTGACGGCATGCTCCAGGGCATCAACATCGAAGCGACGGTGCGCCTCGCGCGCGCGGTGAAAATTCCGGTGATCGCGAGCGGTGGCTTGTCGAACCTGGCGGACATCGAATCGCTGTGCGAAGTCGAGGACGAAGGCATCGAGGGTGTGATCTGCGGCCGGGCGATTTACTCGGGCGATCTCGACTTCGCGGCCGCGCAAACCCTCGCGGACCGGCTGCGCGAATCGGACGACGCTTAA
- the hisB gene encoding imidazoleglycerol-phosphate dehydratase HisB codes for MRLAEVVRNTSETQIRVKINLDGTGQQKLATGVPFLDHMLDQIARHGLFDLEIEAHGDLHIDDHHTVEDTGITLGQAVAKAIGDRKGIVRYGHSYVPLDEALSRVVIDFSGRPGLEFHVPFTRARIGTFDVDLSIEFFRGFVNHAGVTLHIDNLRGLNAHHQMETVFKAFGRALRMATELDERAAGQIPSTKGSL; via the coding sequence ATGCGCCTTGCGGAAGTCGTTCGCAACACCAGCGAAACGCAGATCCGTGTGAAGATCAATCTGGACGGCACCGGTCAGCAAAAGCTGGCCACCGGCGTGCCGTTTCTGGACCATATGCTCGATCAGATCGCGCGGCATGGATTGTTCGACCTCGAAATCGAAGCGCATGGCGACCTGCATATCGACGACCATCACACGGTCGAAGACACCGGCATCACGCTCGGCCAAGCCGTCGCGAAAGCAATCGGCGACCGCAAGGGCATCGTCCGCTATGGGCATTCCTACGTGCCGCTCGACGAGGCGCTGTCGCGTGTCGTGATCGATTTTTCCGGCCGTCCGGGCCTCGAATTCCACGTGCCGTTCACGCGCGCGCGCATCGGCACGTTCGACGTCGATCTGTCGATCGAGTTTTTCCGCGGCTTCGTGAATCATGCGGGCGTCACGCTGCATATCGACAACCTGCGCGGCCTGAACGCCCATCATCAGATGGAAACGGTGTTCAAGGCGTTCGGGCGTGCGTTGCGCATGGCCACCGAACTGGACGAACGCGCGGCGGGGCAGATTCCGTCGACCAAGGGCAGCCTTTAA
- a CDS encoding BolA family protein, which translates to MLPTPEQVKQYIAAGLACQHLEVEGDGQHFFATIVSPSFEGKRLIQRHQLVYAALGDRMREEIHALSMKTLTPAEWQNA; encoded by the coding sequence ATGTTGCCGACTCCCGAACAGGTCAAGCAATACATCGCCGCTGGGCTTGCCTGCCAGCATCTCGAAGTCGAAGGCGACGGCCAGCATTTCTTTGCGACCATCGTTTCGCCGAGCTTCGAAGGCAAGCGTCTGATCCAGCGCCATCAACTCGTGTATGCGGCGCTCGGCGACCGCATGCGCGAAGAAATCCACGCGCTCAGCATGAAGACGCTGACGCCCGCCGAATGGCAGAACGCGTAA